One genomic segment of Mycolicibacterium chubuense NBB4 includes these proteins:
- the recD gene encoding exodeoxyribonuclease V subunit alpha → MTATVAPVAGLLEPFVAADVFEPADIHVARRLTTLAKEADERVALAVALAVRALRGGSVCVDLRSVAEQVGPAELPWPEPAAWVQAVRASPLADGHVLRVFSESGTDLVYLDRYWREEQQVRDDVLTLLTSALPAATPSLERLFPAGREEQRRAAEVALSQSLTVLTGGPGTGKTTTVARLLALLAEQAALAGQPPLRIALAAPTGKAAARLLEAVRQEVAKLDAADRARLPELSASTVHRLLRPRPDNSSRFRHHRENRLPHDVIVVDETSMVSLTLMARLLEAVRPDSRLLLVGDPDQLASVEAGAVLADLVDGLGGRTDVTIAALQTSHRFGENIGALATAIRDGDADRVLDLLRAGGRNIEWLDTDDPGERLRPVLLPHARRMREAAVLGDAESALAVLDGHRLLCAHRRGPYGVRYWNRQVERWLTDATGEPIWSDWYAGRPVLVTANDYGLGLYNGDTGVTVVREESLSVAVGAQLFAAGRLAEVETMHAMTIHKSQGSQADEVTVLMPPQESRLLTRELFYTAVTRAKDRVRVVGPESSVRAAIGRRAIRASGLARRLST, encoded by the coding sequence ATGACGGCCACCGTCGCCCCGGTCGCCGGGCTGCTCGAACCCTTCGTCGCGGCCGACGTGTTCGAACCCGCCGACATCCACGTGGCCCGACGGCTCACCACGTTGGCGAAGGAAGCCGACGAGCGGGTGGCGCTCGCGGTGGCGCTCGCGGTGCGGGCGCTGCGCGGCGGTTCGGTGTGCGTTGACCTGCGGTCGGTGGCCGAGCAGGTGGGGCCGGCGGAGCTGCCGTGGCCCGAGCCCGCCGCGTGGGTGCAGGCCGTACGGGCGAGCCCGCTGGCGGACGGACACGTGCTGCGGGTCTTCTCCGAATCCGGGACCGACCTGGTGTACCTGGACCGCTACTGGCGCGAGGAGCAACAGGTCCGCGACGACGTCCTCACGCTGCTCACCTCGGCGCTGCCGGCCGCGACGCCCAGCCTCGAGCGCCTCTTCCCCGCCGGGCGGGAGGAGCAGCGGCGCGCCGCCGAGGTCGCGCTGTCGCAGTCGCTCACGGTGCTGACGGGCGGGCCCGGCACGGGCAAGACCACCACGGTGGCGCGGCTGCTGGCGCTGCTGGCCGAGCAGGCCGCGCTGGCCGGTCAGCCGCCGCTGCGCATCGCGCTGGCCGCTCCGACGGGCAAAGCGGCCGCGCGGCTGCTGGAGGCGGTGCGGCAGGAGGTGGCGAAACTCGACGCGGCGGACCGCGCCCGCCTGCCGGAACTGTCGGCGTCCACGGTGCACCGGCTGTTGCGGCCGCGGCCGGACAACTCGTCGCGGTTCCGCCATCACCGGGAGAACCGGTTACCGCACGACGTGATCGTGGTCGACGAGACGTCGATGGTGTCGCTGACCCTGATGGCACGGCTGCTCGAAGCCGTGCGCCCCGACAGCCGGCTGCTCCTGGTCGGCGATCCCGACCAACTGGCGTCGGTCGAGGCGGGCGCGGTCCTCGCCGATCTGGTCGACGGGCTCGGCGGACGCACCGACGTGACGATCGCGGCCCTGCAGACGTCGCACCGCTTCGGCGAGAACATCGGCGCGCTGGCGACCGCGATCCGCGACGGCGACGCCGACCGCGTCCTGGACCTGCTTCGCGCCGGCGGCCGCAACATCGAGTGGCTCGACACCGACGACCCCGGGGAGCGGCTGCGCCCCGTGCTCCTGCCGCACGCGCGCCGGATGCGCGAAGCCGCGGTCCTCGGTGACGCCGAGTCCGCGCTCGCGGTGCTCGACGGTCACCGCCTGCTGTGCGCGCACCGCCGCGGCCCCTACGGCGTGCGGTACTGGAATCGCCAGGTCGAGCGGTGGCTGACCGACGCGACGGGTGAGCCGATCTGGTCTGACTGGTATGCCGGTCGGCCGGTGCTGGTCACGGCGAACGACTACGGCCTCGGGCTGTACAACGGCGACACCGGCGTCACCGTCGTGCGTGAGGAGTCGCTGAGCGTGGCCGTCGGGGCTCAGCTGTTCGCCGCCGGCAGGCTCGCCGAGGTGGAGACCATGCACGCGATGACCATTCACAAGAGCCAGGGCAGTCAGGCCGACGAGGTGACGGTGCTGATGCCGCCGCAGGAGTCGCGGCTGTTGACGCGCGAGTTGTTCTACACCGCGGTCACCCGCGCGAAGGACCGGGTGCGGGTGGTGGGCCCGGAGTCGTCGGTGCGCGCGGCGATCGGCCGGCGCGCGATTCGCGCCTCGGGCCTGGCCCGCCGCCTGAGCACCTGA
- a CDS encoding HD domain-containing protein: MNERTTTPRLSGQFSKALVYAELKHHTQVRKGGEIPYLGHLLCVAGLVVNDNGTEAQAIAALLHDCVEDAGGAPTLAEIRANFGDDVARIVDECSDTDVTPKPPWRERKRNYIAHLRDVGDDTLLVSLADKLDNARSMLRDYRAEGPQLWQRFTVTDPEDHFWYYRELLRAYRERGCRSWMVDELDRVITELRRLANQRERTVVV; this comes from the coding sequence ATGAACGAACGCACCACGACGCCGCGGCTCTCGGGCCAGTTCTCGAAGGCGCTGGTCTACGCCGAGCTCAAACACCACACCCAGGTGCGCAAGGGCGGGGAGATCCCGTATCTCGGGCATCTGCTGTGTGTGGCGGGGCTGGTCGTCAACGACAACGGGACCGAGGCCCAGGCCATCGCCGCCCTGCTGCACGACTGCGTGGAGGACGCGGGCGGCGCGCCCACGCTCGCGGAGATCCGCGCCAACTTCGGTGACGACGTCGCACGCATCGTCGACGAGTGCAGCGACACCGACGTGACGCCGAAACCGCCGTGGCGTGAACGCAAAAGGAACTACATCGCCCACCTGCGCGACGTCGGCGACGACACGCTGCTGGTCTCGCTCGCCGACAAACTGGACAACGCGCGGTCGATGCTGCGGGACTACCGCGCCGAAGGTCCGCAGCTGTGGCAGCGGTTCACGGTCACCGATCCCGAGGACCACTTCTGGTACTACCGCGAGCTGCTGAGGGCCTACCGGGAGCGCGGCTGCCGCAGCTGGATGGTCGACGAGCTCGACCGGGTCATCACCGAGCTCCGCCGCCTCGCGAACCAGCGGGAGCGGACGGTCGTGGTCTGA
- a CDS encoding NYN domain-containing protein, producing the protein MTEPAATRVAVYFDFDNIVISRYDQVNGRNSFQRDKAREKDSGPGEFADKLKRAIVDVSAIIDFASSFGTLVLTRAYADWSSEVNANYRDQLVGRAVDLVQLFPAAAYGKNGADIRLAVDAVEDMFRLPDLTHVVIVGGDSDYIALAQRCKRLGRYVVGIGVAGASSRSLAAACDEFVTYDALPGVPVFEPDGAPAAPKKRSRSRKSAEPDTEHDPQAVATALLARALHIGLEKDDADWLHNSAVKAQMKRMDPSFSEKSLGYKSFSDFLRSRSELVELDESSTARTVRLRGETA; encoded by the coding sequence ATGACGGAACCAGCAGCGACCCGGGTCGCGGTCTACTTCGACTTCGACAACATCGTCATCTCGCGATACGACCAGGTCAACGGACGCAATTCCTTCCAGCGCGACAAGGCCCGCGAAAAGGACTCCGGGCCAGGCGAGTTCGCCGACAAACTCAAGCGCGCCATCGTCGACGTCAGCGCCATCATCGACTTCGCGTCGTCGTTCGGCACGCTGGTGCTCACCCGCGCCTACGCCGACTGGTCTTCGGAGGTCAACGCGAACTACCGCGATCAACTGGTGGGCCGCGCCGTCGACCTGGTGCAACTGTTTCCCGCCGCGGCGTACGGCAAGAACGGCGCCGACATCCGCCTCGCCGTCGACGCCGTCGAGGACATGTTCCGGCTGCCCGACCTCACGCACGTGGTGATCGTCGGCGGGGACTCCGACTACATCGCGCTGGCGCAGCGCTGCAAACGGCTGGGCCGCTACGTCGTCGGCATCGGCGTCGCGGGCGCGTCGAGCCGCTCACTGGCCGCGGCGTGCGACGAGTTCGTCACCTACGACGCCCTGCCCGGCGTGCCGGTGTTCGAGCCCGACGGGGCGCCCGCCGCACCGAAGAAGCGCAGCCGGAGCCGCAAGTCCGCCGAACCCGACACCGAGCACGACCCGCAGGCGGTGGCGACCGCGCTGCTCGCCCGCGCCCTGCACATCGGCCTGGAGAAGGACGACGCCGACTGGCTGCACAACTCCGCGGTGAAGGCGCAGATGAAGCGCATGGACCCGTCGTTCTCCGAGAAGTCCCTGGGCTACAAGTCGTTCAGCGACTTCCTGCGGTCACGCTCCGAACTCGTCGAGCTCGACGAGAGTTCGACCGCTCGCACCGTCCGGCTCCGCGGAGAGACGGCATGA
- the recB gene encoding exodeoxyribonuclease V subunit beta produces MEPFDLLGPLPAPRTTTVLEASAGTGKTFALAGIVTRYVAEGVATLDQMLLITFGRAASQELRERVRLQILDALLAFDDPARAGGNAIIAHLLAGTPGQRAERKQRLRDALAGFDAATIATTHQFCQLVLKSLGVAGDSDSRVALVENLDDLVAEIVDDLYLAHFGQERDEPLLGYEDALKLAREVVGNAHTELRPTNPAPGSDPAVRVQFASAVCAELETRKRKLGILHYDDLLSRLATALAAEDSPARARMQRRWSIVMVDEFQDTDPVQWQVIDCAFSGHSTLILIGDPKQAIYAFRGGDIVTYLNAAATAGEQKTLDTNYRSDGPLVDSLQAVMRGAQLGDPRIVVHRVAANHTAHRLAGAPRNEPFRLRVVNRDQFGIRPDRPIPIDTLRRHIPQDMAADIAALLASGATFCDRPLEPGDVAVIVESHRDGHACFDALTAAGIPAVYTGDSDVFTSPAADDWLCLLEAFDQPHRSGLVRAAAATMFFGETAETLAAQGDALTDRVAATLRQWADHARERGVAAVFEAAQLSGMTQRVLSWVDGERHMTDLAHLTQVLHDTAHREHFSLPALRDWLRTQRDQPGGAVERNRRLDSDAAAVQIMTVWVSKGLQFPVVYLPFAFNRNIQTRDVVMFHDGDTRCLHIGGELSPDHAAAQQQGRREAAGDDVRLTYVAMTRAQSQVVAWWAPSNDEPNGGLSRLLRGRAPGEPVVPERCDPPRIDDPDALALLRAWADAGGPVLEDSVPAAATEVERPPAPTDLRARHFHRQIDTAWRRTSYSGLIRASEDTAGVSSEPERTELDDEGADVPLYEVPDAGAAVPSPMAALPTGAKFGTLVHAVLETADPLARDLAAELEQQIRRHSVWWPVDAEPADLAAALVPMHDTPLGPLAPGVTLRQIGLRDRLRELDFEFPLAGGDLRGGAAAITLADVGRLYRAHVPADDVLGSYAARLSSGTLASQSLKGYLTGSVDAVLRLPGGRFVVVDYKTNWLGEPDAPLTAADYSRARMTDAMLHSDYPLQALLYCVVLHRFLRWRLPGYDPARHLGGVLYLFVRGMCGPDTPVVDGHPAGVFSWEPPGSLIVEVSDLLDGAPASARLVG; encoded by the coding sequence ATGGAGCCCTTCGACCTGCTCGGCCCGCTGCCGGCGCCGCGCACCACGACGGTGCTGGAGGCCAGCGCCGGCACCGGCAAGACGTTCGCTCTGGCCGGGATCGTCACGCGTTACGTCGCCGAGGGGGTCGCCACCCTCGATCAGATGCTGCTGATCACCTTCGGCCGCGCCGCCAGCCAGGAACTGCGGGAACGGGTGCGCTTGCAGATCCTCGACGCTCTGCTGGCCTTCGACGACCCGGCGCGCGCCGGCGGCAACGCGATCATCGCGCACCTGCTGGCCGGCACACCCGGTCAGCGCGCCGAGCGCAAACAGCGGCTGCGCGACGCGCTGGCCGGCTTCGACGCCGCGACCATCGCCACCACCCACCAGTTCTGCCAACTGGTCCTGAAATCCCTCGGCGTCGCCGGAGACAGCGACTCGCGGGTGGCGCTGGTGGAGAATCTCGACGACCTGGTCGCCGAGATCGTCGACGACCTGTACCTGGCGCACTTCGGGCAGGAACGCGACGAGCCGCTGCTGGGCTACGAGGACGCGCTCAAGCTCGCGCGGGAGGTGGTCGGCAACGCCCACACCGAACTGCGGCCGACGAACCCGGCCCCGGGATCCGATCCCGCGGTGCGCGTGCAATTCGCGTCCGCGGTCTGTGCGGAGCTCGAGACACGCAAGCGCAAGCTGGGCATCCTGCACTACGACGACCTGCTCTCCCGGCTGGCCACCGCGCTGGCGGCCGAGGATTCGCCGGCCCGCGCGCGCATGCAGCGGCGCTGGTCGATCGTGATGGTCGACGAATTCCAGGACACCGACCCCGTGCAGTGGCAGGTCATCGACTGCGCATTCAGCGGCCACTCGACGCTGATCCTCATCGGTGATCCGAAGCAGGCGATCTACGCGTTCCGCGGCGGCGACATCGTCACGTACCTGAACGCGGCGGCGACGGCCGGCGAGCAGAAGACCCTGGACACCAACTACCGCAGCGACGGCCCGCTCGTGGACAGTCTGCAGGCCGTCATGCGCGGCGCACAGCTCGGCGACCCCCGCATCGTCGTGCACAGGGTCGCGGCCAACCACACCGCGCACCGCCTGGCCGGCGCCCCGCGCAACGAGCCGTTCCGGCTGCGGGTGGTCAACCGCGACCAGTTCGGGATCCGGCCGGACCGCCCGATCCCGATCGACACGCTGCGCAGGCACATCCCGCAGGACATGGCGGCCGACATCGCGGCACTGCTCGCGAGCGGGGCGACGTTCTGCGACCGGCCGCTGGAACCCGGCGACGTCGCGGTGATCGTCGAGAGCCACCGCGACGGCCACGCGTGTTTCGACGCGCTGACCGCCGCCGGCATCCCGGCCGTCTACACCGGCGACTCCGACGTCTTCACCTCCCCCGCGGCCGACGACTGGCTCTGCCTGCTGGAAGCCTTCGACCAGCCGCACCGGTCCGGGCTGGTGCGCGCCGCGGCCGCCACGATGTTCTTCGGCGAGACCGCGGAAACTCTGGCCGCACAGGGCGATGCGCTGACCGATCGCGTCGCCGCAACGCTGCGGCAGTGGGCCGATCACGCCCGCGAACGGGGGGTGGCCGCGGTGTTCGAGGCCGCGCAACTGTCCGGGATGACGCAGCGTGTGCTGTCGTGGGTCGACGGCGAACGCCACATGACCGACCTCGCGCACTTGACGCAGGTGCTGCACGACACCGCCCACCGCGAGCACTTCAGCCTGCCGGCGCTGCGGGACTGGCTGCGCACGCAGCGTGACCAACCGGGCGGCGCGGTGGAGCGCAACCGGCGCCTCGACAGCGACGCGGCGGCGGTGCAGATCATGACAGTGTGGGTCAGCAAGGGCCTGCAGTTCCCGGTGGTGTACCTGCCGTTCGCGTTCAACCGCAACATCCAGACCCGCGACGTGGTGATGTTCCACGACGGCGACACCCGATGTCTGCACATCGGCGGCGAACTCAGCCCCGATCACGCGGCGGCACAGCAGCAGGGCCGCCGCGAGGCGGCCGGTGACGACGTGCGGCTCACCTATGTGGCGATGACGCGGGCGCAGTCCCAGGTGGTCGCATGGTGGGCCCCGTCGAACGACGAACCCAACGGCGGCCTGTCCCGGTTGTTGCGCGGCCGCGCGCCGGGCGAACCGGTGGTCCCGGAACGCTGCGACCCGCCGCGGATCGACGACCCGGATGCGCTGGCGTTGCTGCGCGCGTGGGCAGACGCGGGCGGTCCTGTCCTGGAGGACTCGGTCCCCGCCGCCGCCACCGAGGTCGAGCGACCGCCGGCGCCGACCGATCTGCGGGCCCGGCACTTTCACCGGCAGATCGACACCGCGTGGCGCCGGACCTCGTATTCGGGGCTGATCCGGGCCTCAGAGGACACCGCGGGCGTGTCCAGTGAGCCCGAGCGCACCGAGCTCGACGACGAAGGTGCCGACGTCCCGCTCTACGAGGTGCCCGACGCGGGCGCCGCGGTGCCCTCCCCCATGGCGGCTCTGCCCACCGGCGCGAAGTTCGGCACCCTGGTGCACGCCGTGCTGGAGACCGCCGATCCCCTGGCGCGCGACCTCGCCGCCGAACTCGAGCAGCAGATCCGCAGGCACTCGGTGTGGTGGCCGGTCGACGCGGAGCCCGCGGACCTGGCCGCCGCGCTGGTCCCGATGCACGACACGCCGCTCGGCCCGCTCGCGCCGGGTGTGACGCTGCGCCAGATCGGCCTGCGGGACCGGTTGCGGGAGTTGGACTTCGAGTTCCCGCTCGCCGGTGGCGACCTGCGCGGCGGCGCGGCTGCGATCACGCTCGCCGACGTGGGCCGTCTCTACCGGGCGCACGTCCCCGCCGACGACGTGCTCGGGTCGTATGCGGCCCGGCTGAGCAGCGGGACGCTGGCGTCCCAGTCGCTCAAGGGCTACCTGACCGGGTCCGTCGACGCCGTGCTGCGGTTGCCCGGCGGCCGGTTCGTCGTCGTCGACTACAAGACCAACTGGCTCGGCGAACCCGACGCGCCGCTGACCGCCGCCGACTATTCGCGCGCGCGGATGACCGACGCGATGCTGCACTCGGACTACCCGCTGCAGGCGCTGCTGTATTGCGTTGTGCTGCACCGGTTCCTGCGCTGGCGGCTGCCGGGCTACGATCCGGCCCGGCATCTGGGCGGCGTCCTGTACCTCTTCGTGCGGGGCATGTGCGGTCCGGACACGCCAGTCGTCGACGGTCACCCGGCGGGTGTGTTCAGCTGGGAGCCGCCGGGCTCGCTCATCGTCGAGGTGTCGGATCTGCTCGACGGCGCCCCCGCATCGGCGAGACTGGTCGGATGA
- the recC gene encoding exodeoxyribonuclease V subunit gamma codes for MPLHLHRADRTDLLADGLGAMLTVPPDDPFAEDLVLVSARGTERWLSQRLSHVLGRGDGQDGVCAGIVFRHPRSLIAELTGTADDDPWSADAMVWPLLEAIDASLSLPWCTTLATHLGHFDDGEEKELCQGRRYAVARRLAGLFSSYARQRPQLLAGWLDGRTDVDADLRWQPELYRALVDRVQADPPHVRHAKTLVRLQESAADLPQRLSLFGHTRLPITEIELLGALSTHHELHLWLPHPSGDLWDSLRGVQGPVARRDDTTHRDVGHPLLATLGRDLRELQRSLPADPQTDESLGSAARPGTLLGWLQSDIAANAVRPDGRCHDISDRSIQVHSCHGPARQIDVLREVLLGLLADDPTLEPRDILVMCPDIETYAPLIVAGFGLGDVVAGAHPAHRLRVKLADRALTQTNALLGVAAQLLALAGGRATASEVLNLAEAAPVRARFGFSDDDLDAIGDWVREANIRWGFDREHRRPYGVDFVQNTWRFGIDRVLAGVAMSDDSHAWLDTTLPLDDVGSNRVELAGRLAEYVERLRNCVESLTGTRTLTEWLSSLAAGVAALTAVSDADAWQSAQVDREFADVLAQAGARQDTRLRLPDVKALLDRHLAGRPTRANFRTGTLTVCTMVPMRSVPHRVACLVGLDDGVFPRLGVVDGDDALAREPMTGERDIRSEDRQLLLDAIGAATETLVITYTGANEYSGQRKPPAVPLVEVLDAVDLTTPAKVRERIVVHHPLQPFDIRNVTPGDLGMPPGESFTFDPTARDAAAVASSDRAPRPALLTGSLPEPPPDDVALDDLIGFFRDPVKGFFRALDYTLPWDVEAVEDAMPVEIDALQEWKVGDRMLDDMLRGMDPDTAKQAEWRRGSLPPGRLGWRKAQELRDQVAALARAAHRHRTRAPGAYDVDIDVGGGRRVTGTVPRVYGERLVSVTYSKLDGRHLLESWIRLLALTAQRSGPDWTAVCIGRPKRGATPKERLLGSPDGPAVDVLRDLVAMYDAGRRKPIPLPLKTSYAWAETEYHRGTPMREAGWKWKSGRYPAEDAEPAHVRVWGKHFPLEGLIAAGLPDYATRLWLPMLQAERNPD; via the coding sequence ATGCCGCTTCACCTCCATCGGGCCGACCGCACCGATCTGCTCGCCGACGGGCTCGGCGCGATGCTGACCGTCCCACCCGACGACCCGTTCGCCGAGGATCTCGTGCTGGTGTCGGCGCGCGGCACGGAACGCTGGCTCAGCCAGCGCCTCTCGCACGTCCTGGGACGCGGGGACGGCCAGGACGGTGTCTGCGCAGGGATCGTGTTCCGCCATCCCCGCTCGCTGATCGCCGAGTTGACCGGCACCGCCGACGACGACCCGTGGTCGGCCGACGCGATGGTCTGGCCGCTGCTGGAGGCCATCGACGCCTCGCTGAGCCTCCCGTGGTGCACCACGCTGGCCACCCACCTCGGCCACTTCGACGACGGCGAGGAGAAGGAGCTGTGCCAGGGCAGGCGCTACGCCGTCGCACGCCGCCTCGCTGGACTGTTCTCCTCCTACGCCCGTCAGCGGCCGCAGCTGCTCGCCGGCTGGCTCGACGGCCGCACCGACGTCGATGCGGATCTGCGGTGGCAGCCCGAGCTCTACCGTGCCCTCGTCGACCGCGTGCAGGCGGACCCGCCACACGTCCGGCACGCCAAAACGCTTGTCCGGCTGCAGGAGTCGGCCGCCGATCTGCCGCAGCGGCTCTCCCTGTTCGGGCACACCCGCCTGCCGATCACCGAGATCGAGTTGCTCGGCGCACTGAGCACACACCACGAACTGCACCTGTGGCTGCCGCATCCCAGCGGCGACCTGTGGGACTCCCTGCGGGGCGTCCAGGGGCCCGTGGCGCGGCGCGACGACACCACCCACCGCGACGTCGGGCACCCACTGCTCGCCACTCTGGGCCGTGACCTGCGCGAACTGCAGCGCAGCCTGCCCGCCGACCCGCAGACCGACGAGTCGCTCGGATCCGCCGCCCGCCCCGGCACGCTGCTGGGCTGGCTGCAGTCCGACATCGCGGCCAACGCGGTGCGTCCGGATGGCCGCTGCCACGACATTTCCGACCGCTCGATCCAGGTGCACAGCTGCCACGGCCCGGCCCGGCAGATCGACGTCCTGCGGGAGGTGCTGCTCGGCCTGCTCGCCGACGACCCGACGCTCGAGCCGCGCGACATCCTCGTCATGTGCCCCGACATCGAAACCTATGCGCCGTTGATCGTGGCCGGCTTCGGGCTCGGTGACGTCGTGGCCGGCGCCCACCCCGCACACCGGCTGCGGGTCAAACTCGCCGACCGCGCCCTGACCCAGACCAATGCGCTGCTCGGCGTCGCCGCCCAGCTGCTCGCCCTCGCCGGCGGGCGCGCCACCGCCAGCGAAGTGCTCAACCTCGCCGAGGCCGCCCCCGTGCGGGCGCGATTCGGGTTCAGCGACGACGATCTCGACGCGATCGGCGACTGGGTGCGCGAGGCGAACATCCGCTGGGGTTTCGACCGCGAGCACCGCCGCCCCTACGGCGTCGACTTCGTGCAGAACACGTGGCGTTTCGGCATCGACCGGGTGCTCGCCGGCGTCGCGATGTCCGACGACTCGCACGCCTGGCTGGACACCACGCTGCCGCTCGACGACGTCGGCAGCAACCGCGTGGAGTTGGCCGGCCGTCTCGCCGAGTACGTCGAGCGGCTGCGCAACTGCGTCGAAAGCCTTACCGGGACAAGGACGTTGACCGAGTGGCTGAGCTCCCTGGCGGCCGGTGTCGCCGCGCTGACCGCCGTCTCCGACGCCGACGCATGGCAGAGCGCGCAGGTCGACCGTGAGTTCGCCGACGTCCTGGCCCAGGCCGGGGCGCGCCAGGACACCCGCTTGCGGCTGCCCGATGTGAAGGCCCTGCTCGACCGCCATCTGGCCGGCCGTCCCACTCGCGCCAACTTCCGCACCGGAACCCTCACGGTGTGCACCATGGTGCCGATGCGGTCGGTGCCCCACCGGGTCGCCTGCCTCGTCGGTCTCGACGACGGCGTGTTCCCCCGGCTCGGCGTCGTCGACGGGGACGATGCGCTGGCCCGCGAACCGATGACCGGCGAGCGCGACATCCGTTCGGAGGACAGGCAGTTGCTGCTCGACGCGATCGGGGCGGCCACCGAGACATTGGTGATCACCTACACCGGCGCCAACGAGTACTCCGGGCAGCGCAAGCCTCCCGCCGTGCCGCTGGTCGAAGTGCTCGACGCGGTCGACCTCACCACCCCGGCCAAGGTCCGCGAGCGCATCGTGGTGCATCATCCGTTGCAGCCCTTCGACATTCGCAACGTCACGCCGGGCGACCTGGGGATGCCGCCGGGTGAGTCGTTCACCTTCGACCCGACCGCCCGCGACGCCGCGGCCGTGGCGTCCAGCGACCGCGCACCCCGGCCGGCCCTGCTGACCGGCTCGTTGCCCGAGCCGCCGCCCGACGACGTCGCACTCGACGACCTCATCGGCTTCTTCCGGGATCCCGTCAAGGGTTTCTTCCGCGCGTTGGACTACACGCTGCCCTGGGACGTCGAGGCCGTCGAGGACGCCATGCCCGTCGAGATCGACGCACTGCAGGAGTGGAAGGTCGGCGACCGCATGCTCGACGACATGCTCCGCGGCATGGATCCCGACACCGCCAAGCAGGCCGAGTGGCGCCGCGGCTCGCTGCCTCCGGGCCGGCTCGGCTGGCGCAAGGCCCAGGAACTGCGGGACCAGGTCGCCGCGCTCGCCCGGGCGGCGCACCGCCACCGCACCCGGGCACCCGGCGCGTACGACGTCGACATCGACGTCGGCGGAGGCCGCCGCGTCACCGGCACGGTGCCCAGGGTGTACGGCGAGCGGCTGGTCTCGGTCACCTACTCCAAGCTCGACGGCCGCCACCTGCTCGAGTCGTGGATCCGCCTGCTGGCGCTGACCGCGCAGCGGTCCGGACCGGACTGGACCGCCGTGTGCATCGGCAGGCCCAAGCGCGGCGCCACCCCCAAGGAGCGGCTGCTCGGGTCACCCGACGGCCCGGCGGTCGACGTGCTCCGCGATCTCGTCGCCATGTACGACGCCGGTCGCCGCAAGCCGATCCCGTTGCCGCTCAAGACGTCCTATGCATGGGCCGAAACCGAGTATCACCGCGGCACGCCGATGCGCGAGGCGGGCTGGAAATGGAAGTCGGGCCGCTATCCCGCCGAGGATGCCGAACCGGCCCACGTCCGGGTGTGGGGTAAGCACTTTCCTCTCGAGGGTCTGATCGCCGCGGGGCTGCCCGACTACGCGACCCGGCTCTGGCTGCCGATGCTGCAGGCCGAGAGGAACCCCGACTGA